The nucleotide window AATTATCCTTTCCTGTGACAATTTTTGCTTTTTGCTTAGGGTAGAAACGGTGAAAAGCAATGTCAGCGATATCAGCAGCGCCATCCTGGAATACCTGTTAGCAGCATTAAACCAGATAATTCCGGCAACTAATATTACATAGCATAGGATACACTGTGGAGTATTTATGGTTATTCCATCAATAACAGAGCCTTCCATGTTTTTAATAAAAGCAACCATATAGTTCATGAAGCCAAGGATCTTGTCAAAAATATACGCTGTCCATTCAGCTGTTTCCCTGAACACCGATGCGGTGAACATGCCTATTCCCGTGTAAATTACCAGGGAAGAGAGCGGCACTACCACCAGGTTGGTCAGGAGAAAATACGAAGGAAACTGGTGGAAGTGGTAAATGGCCAGGGGAGCAGTGAATGCCTGGGCTGCAATGGATACGGTGATCAATGCCCATATTTTTGCAGTAATTTTCCAGCGACAATATAAAGTTTGATAAAGCAAAGGCTGGAAGCTGACTATCCCGATCACAGCCAGATACGATAGTTGAAAGCCCAGGGAAAAGATTATTCCGGGATTTGTAAGCAAAAGGAAAAATGCAGAAGCGGCAATGGAATTATAGATATCCGGTCTTTGCCGGTAGACCTGGCCGCTGATGATGAAACTCAGCATGGTTGCCGCCCGCATGACCGAGGGTGACATTCCGGTGATCAGGGCATACATCCATATACTTGCCAGCAATAATGAAACCCTGATGATGTTTGTCCATCTTTTTCTCTTCAACTTGCCAAGTAAGGCATTGATTAGCAAATAAACTACCCCGACATGAAGCCCGCTGACACAAAGTACATGCATAGCTCCTGCACCGCTGAAGGCCTTTCTTTGGTCTTCCGACAAGCCTTCGTCGTCACCCAACAGCATAGCCCTGGCTATGGCGGCGTTTTCCGGATCGGTTATATAAAACATCAGGATACGGTTCAGTTTTTCCCGGAAAGACAGGCTTAGGCTCTTTAGACCTTTCCAATGCTGCCTTTCCAAAAGTTTCCATCCACCATCGCTTATAAATACCTGCCACTGTATCCCCTGAAGGGCGAGGTATCGGCGATAATCAAACTGACCTGGATTCAAAGGAGGCATAACTTCCTGAAAACGGCCCTTGCAGATAAGCAGGTCACCATATTCAAGCGTGTCTGCACCCGAATCCGTCGAAAAACCGGCAGTGACTTTCGTGGTGGTATTACCGATATGGTTGTTTAATAGCCTGATTTCCAAAACCATCATTACGCTCTTACGCTTGGGTTCCGGTATGGATATTACTTTTCCAGCGAAATAAATTGGTTTACCTGTCTCAGAT belongs to Bacteroidota bacterium and includes:
- a CDS encoding ComEC family competence protein, which translates into the protein LLVPFLGGIMSGQYLQDVLTIIPLAILSFFGIAMMIMIVFRPVLPYRHRWIPGLIINIVLVLSGFCHNRIFFQNPFDLPESETGKPIYFAGKVISIPEPKRKSVMMVLEIRLLNNHIGNTTTKVTAGFSTDSGADTLEYGDLLICKGRFQEVMPPLNPGQFDYRRYLALQGIQWQVFISDGGWKLLERQHWKGLKSLSLSFREKLNRILMFYITDPENAAIARAMLLGDDEGLSEDQRKAFSGAGAMHVLCVSGLHVGVVYLLINALLGKLKRKRWTNIIRVSLLLASIWMYALITGMSPSVMRAATMLSFIISGQVYRQRPDIYNSIAASAFFLLLTNPGIIFSLGFQLSYLAVIGIVSFQPLLYQTLYCRWKITAKIWALITVSIAAQAFTAPLAIYHFHQFPSYFLLTNLVVVPLSSLVIYTGIGMFTASVFRETAEWTAYIFDKILGFMNYMVAFIKNMEGSVIDGITINTPQCILCYVILVAGIIWFNAANRYSRMALLISLTLLFTVSTLSKKQKLSQERIIIYGIRGSTAIDFISGKNHVILADTTLLLDQRSFSFHLGGNHLRSGLNNHIPVIIEKDTLIHNKELLFIKNGPLIFFNGYRVLILSDIAGFEAVGYCENNAVLIKDLPGTVQLQEKEFPDSLPIILDGTLANYKKEILINELSGKTRIHDLLSDGAFILEIKK